ttactcatcaatggggaacccacaggagtcaatgggttaatcacatCTCTTGAAAAATGGTACCATTGTTTCCTTATCCAGACAATGCTTCTTAAAAGACCCACCTGCAACTAATAAGACCTCAAGTCAAGGAATAAGACTTTAATAAAATGAACCAGTTatgtttcttttcaaagaaaaatgtgtgATATTAGGCTATGCTCCTGAAGTTGTGGCAGTTAAAAAGAATTGAAAGGAAACAAGTCAAGTTTTTACTGTTTGCAGTTAGTACCAGTCATGATGAGtaacaaaaatacatgtaattctcTGGAATAGAGTTGTGCACAGATGGGGTCACAGATTTGAACCCTCATATCAAGACTAAGACAAAGAAATGAGTCACAGTGTTGTATGTTTAGAGTTTTGCAAATCGCATACCATTTCATAGCATGCATGGTGCTGGCCTCATATTTTACTTCGGAAATCCACCCATCGTAACGCTCTGAGCAATTTATGGATTTTAAGACATTTTGCTGGATATCCAGGTTTAAACTGCATCTCAGAATAGGATTGACTTGAATTATTTTATAGTTTAATAGATGTTCATAAGCATTACCTGAGCACAAGGCAAATCTTGTCTTAGGGAGGGACCATTTATTTttgagggaggggggggggggggtttgggcgattttgtcttgttaagattttttttttgcctttgggctgtgcaagaatttttttaaacacctTAAGGTtgtgtacaatttttttttccattggttTTCAGTCGTCATATTTATTAAAGTATTTCCAAAAATGAGCATTTCAGGAGGTATGCCTATACAAGAATGGAATGGAAAATGATATGTGTACCTCAAGAAGTGCTTTCTCTCCAGGCTGATACAAGTTGCATTTAGTCTATTTCAGTGTTATACATTGggttacaaaaataaaataattaaataaatgagaAATTCTTTTCAGCTATTTCAGTATTTAAAATGCAACTGTGTTCTAAAGTAAACAAGTAGCCAATTCCTTCCACCCTCTTACAGTAACAAAGCCTTGACATAAATGTAGCTTGACAGAGCATAAGGCCATATGTGGTGTAgctgtgccccccccccccccccccctccagtCTATGATTTGCTCTTTGCacattttaaaagtgtgtttacAGTATCAACACTAGAGTGGTGACCATAGTACTGCTTACCTGTGTCCTTCAAGCGTGATCTCTGGGGGTAACTGGGAATTAATATCTGCCAGAATCCCCCTTGTGGCAGAGTGATCCAAGAGTATAGTGGGCACTCTCAGATCTGGCactttttggttgtttttgtttagaTTAATGAGTTTAAGTACATCCAATCTACAGAGATCTCAAGTCTTAAAGTTTCCAAAGAGTGAGATGCTTGCTGGAGATGGCACCAAAGCCACAAGTGGCCTCTGTTTCTTGTGCTGGCCAGAGGCGCCAAAAAatcctaggggggtccgggcATGCTTCcctggaaaatttttgaaatttgcacttcTAAAATCAAATTGCTGGAAATGCACCCTCGAGTCTGTgattttggttttttaattctgcttgctaagagagcccatgttattatggtCAGCCTGAGCTAATATATCGGCCTATAGACATATATTAACAGGTGAAAGTCCTgaacaaacaagaaaattggttgTACACGAACAGATTGAACGTTGGCCAAAGTTCAGTGCCAGTGAAGGAACAAATTCGGAATTCATGTgcacttctgaaagcttaaaaggtAGTTACCTATGAGAAAAGTGCCAATGGATGAGAAATGCTTGTGTTGGCGTGAGAGCGCGAGATTGCATCAAAATGCTTGATACTCGTGCTCAATGtgtgagacttgagagctctgacTCAACCATTTGTCCTTCATAGTTGTATTTATTCAAGACTATGAAcactattaattattttatagttGCTGTTTATTTATAATTGATAGATATCAGATATGTTGAAAATAGCTGAAAGTTATATTTTAATACAAGAGATGTTTTAAAAATGGTATTTTTATGACATGAATGTTATATTTAATTTTATACCACATTCAATGAAATGGTTCAAATTTATGTTTTGATACAACTGAGAGATGGAAATGATGCATTTATGATATTTGTGATATGAAACACAAAGAGGTAAATTATTATATACAAATTACAAagcatttttgtttgttgaaattaaatgacaaaaattaCAGATGAGTTTTTCATTTTGGTCTATAAACAGGATCCTACGAGTAGAAAGGCTTGCTCGATTTTTTTTCCCCTTGGCCCACGGCACATGATTTTTTTCCTCATCTTTTGCTCTGCAGGAATTTTTTATGGTCCACCCCAGTTACTcatgttgggggggggggttatatattttgtaactaTCCATGGTGCTATTACAGcatattgtttttttctcttgtgcaATGTAAGATATACTGTATTCAAGCTTTTTCTGGGCCAAATAATTTCTAATTTATTGATAAGGATACAATCTTTCCCTTGttttttgcatcttttgttttaagtttGTCCAGTGCCTTTTGCTTTAGAGATTGCTTGTCCCTTGCAGCATTCAGTTCTTTCACATAATCTCTAGCATGTTTACAATTTGTAGAATTTAAAGCCAGAGGTGGCAAAACCTTTGCTTGCATGTAGTCTGcctgtggtaaaaaaaaaagtttccaaACATCATTATGCCCCACATGGACAAACAGACTTTGATCCGTGGCTTCAGTTTTTTCAATGCTGTCAAATTAGGcgatccccttttttttctctgtttcgtgtcgtccgaccgacccaaatttttggcattttcaaaacaaattaaaaaaaaaaaactaacgacgtttttaagccattttatgtagcataggagtttcggtgaTTGATCCTTttccccacgctgtcttaattttgcaacaaccttcaccaacttttccgccatattgattttgggttcatgtcttgttgttttcctggctccagaGCTattatgctggggtaccagggcTGCGATTCTGAGAATACTTATGACttttttttaggctttttttttttaatccgaccgaccgacccgatatcaggaaacgcattcgacgcaaaacggagaaaaaaaaggggatggccttatcAACAGATAAAACAAGAGAGTTGCAAGAGAGTTGGTAACACCCAGCATCGTGATTGGCTGATTTTCATCCATCTTAGAGTTGGCACACTTTTGAAAGGCACTGGTCATAACATTTGAAAAATAGACATAGTTCTAAACTATATTTAATATTATAATGGGCAACAAAACAAATGCATGTGAGTAATAAAACTAACTTTCACAAatattaagacaaaaaaagtaAGGGGGGGGTCCCTTACTTTACTAAAGGAGCTATCAGCTAATACATAGCTAGATGCCAAGTTTCAGGAAGAGGCTAACTGGAAAAATTGAGTGAGTGCCGAAGACATGAGCCTTCCAGGGAGGTCTGTgggcatgctcccccgggaAAATTTAAAATCTGAGTTCACCTAGAACacttttcctgcattctgagaTTACTTAATGAGTGAGACACATTTTACTCATGTTACATTAAATGACAAATTTACATGAACAGGAAAGAGGAGAAGAGAAGGGCTCCGCGGTCCACATTTCTCGCTGATTTCTCGTTGATTTCAAGTTTTCTTGGATCAAGACCTGTAATGTTTTCCATTTGTGGAACAATAATTGGTTTGATATATACTCTAAAATTTATTTGACTGACAAGTTCTGCTGGTGATTTCCCTTGCTCTGCTGGAGAGCTGGAGTTCAAAAGCTGGAGACTTGGTATCTATGAGTTTACATAATTACCGTTGTATATTAGCAGGTGAGGGACATCAAGTCCTATTACCTGTGCTCCTAGCAAATCTTGTATTGCAGCTATGTTTTCACTGACACTGGCCAAACTTGCTTTCAATGACGGATACTCCTGATCAGAATACATATCCAAACTCTTTGATATCTTCATCCCTTTGTCTTGCAGAGATATCAAGCTGGTACTGAATGCTGTGAAATCCTTCAACAGGGCACTGAAATGCCTCTCTGTACAATTGATTCGCTCAGATATTACCCTCATTTCATGGTCCCttgaaataatatatataaaaaaaatattatgaaaGTTAAGGATCACGCTGCAGCCAGATTATTGTTGACAATTAAACGTTACGTTTGATATGATGCTACCGTATTCAGTGTAATTAAGGCAGCTTCTGCAGTACCAGAGCAGAAGTTACGtaaaacagaagaaacaaaagacagaaaacaaaaaccaagtCACCAAGTGACCCAAaccacaatgctttccggtacctgcagaaaggcCCGTATTTAAGTTTggagaattttgaaaatgtatgtggCTTGAAAAGTTAAACGTTTGTTGAAATTAACATTTAAGCATTTTCTGGCACAAGTTTCATGGAATTTTAGCTTTGCTTCGACAGTGCTGAATTACTGGCCAGAGAATCACTTTACTTCCACGGAGGGTGTCAACTGCAGGTTattagggttgcaggtcattgacTCATAACTAAAACAACCCCCCTTCACAAAAGTGCTAACCTACATTAGCCTTAAACATTACTTTTTAGGCGCAATGTTAACATTAGTAAAGGTCTGGGTTGGTTCAGCTAtgatgaaacaatgacctgcaacccaaACCTGCTGCCAGTTTACACCCTGCATTACTTACATTAActttaataatttttgaaaCTTTCATGACTAGTCCTTGGAAAGGTTATTGGCATACCTTGCTTTAGTCTCACTCCTGGTCTCGCTTGGACTAGCATCACTCAAAATCGATGAGGACTTCTTCATTTCTATAACGCGGTTTTCGCACTACCAGATAGCAGCTAGTATTGGAATCGTTTCAATTCGGCATGATTGGAAAAAGGCCAATTGGGTAAAAAGTCGATTGCGACTCACAGTACCCTTGAGGGGAAAGTTTGTCTAGTTTACACATGCGCACTGCTCGCCTTCTCGCCTGTCCGCCATTTCTTTGTGGATAGTTGTGGAAGGTGTTTACAAGCTAAACGCGGTGTTTAAATGCCAATACTTTCATTCAGTCATTGATAAGATCACTGAGCACGTTTAACCTAAGTTTAAACATTTCGTGTTTAGCGACGTGGAATTCAggcaattttaaaatttcatccTTGGCTTTCATTTGCACACCTGCACGTGCTCAATCGCGTCAACTACTTAGCTACAGGTAAGCTTATGTGATTTGTTGCCTTGCTTGGGATTTCTGTCAAAATTCTAGATTTTTCCAAATATTCCTGTTTAACTTTGCTCAAGAGGCTGCTTTCAACAAACCTCCGAGACAGGAGAACTCGAACTCTTTTCTGATGCTGAGCGGT
The Montipora capricornis isolate CH-2021 chromosome 10, ASM3666992v2, whole genome shotgun sequence genome window above contains:
- the LOC138021541 gene encoding CBY1-interacting BAR domain-containing protein 1-like isoform X1, producing MKKSSSILSDASPSETRSETKARDHEMRVISERINCTERHFSALLKDFTAFSTSLISLQDKGMKISKSLDMYSDQEYPSLKASLASVSENIAAIQDLLGAQADYMQAKVLPPLALNSTNCKHARDYVKELNAARDKQSLKQKALDKLKTKDAKNKGKILQVGLLRSIVWIRKQWYHFSRDVINPLTPVEQDLQKLAADASRARQTLEDQMVEFERKKMEDIKTVFSCFFHGQMLFHAKALELYTAAFQNLYSMDEEQDLEAFQNDLHSTQTPSRQSVGQNGTLTSINRFGSQGSLGSQMSLNNPGGSERDADEDDSDISDFE
- the LOC138021541 gene encoding CBY1-interacting BAR domain-containing protein 1-like isoform X2, producing the protein MKKSSSILSDASPSETRSETKARDHEMRVISERINCTERHFSALLKDFTAFSTSLISLQDKGMKISKSLDMYSDQEYPSLKASLASVSENIAAIQDLLGAQADYMQAKVLPPLALNSTNCKHARDYVKELNAARDKQSLKQKALDKLKTKDAKNKGKILQVEQDLQKLAADASRARQTLEDQMVEFERKKMEDIKTVFSCFFHGQMLFHAKALELYTAAFQNLYSMDEEQDLEAFQNDLHSTQTPSRQSVGQNGTLTSINRFGSQGSLGSQMSLNNPGGSERDADEDDSDISDFE